A genomic window from Antedon mediterranea chromosome 4, ecAntMedi1.1, whole genome shotgun sequence includes:
- the LOC140047725 gene encoding 5-hydroxytryptamine receptor 7-like, producing MDYSTDTNTTAPSGLPEGVLIVEFVILLLLILCTIVGNCLVILSVWLERKLRSPSNYLYVNLAVADMAVAILVMPIALVTQVTGQWLLTDAICDVWIFLDIVCCTASILNLCMISVDRYLVITRPMQYCKRRTCKFMAIIVMCVWIVAIIITLPPLFGWGRNVHVDNNCLVSQSLGYTIYSTVGAFYGPLAVMLVLYYKIHKAARTAAAVEKRRLSIINNLVGANFAVKQTDEVLKLNANGSVKTSPEYVQSKRRKSTSIVGSLYRRKNSVMLKTSNSRESKATQTLGIIMGTFIVCWLPFFIVTLVRPYCDCNIQTWIQNLFLWLGYANSFLNPIIYPMFNRDFRKPYKRILSCRCSEMSYYKYMHEQRSTPRQNSESYLSEQCYRPNSRSGSSDASSL from the coding sequence ATGGATTACTCGACGGATACTAATACAACAGCGCCTTCGGGTTTACCAGAAGGTGTTTTGATCGTTGAATTTGTAATACTTTTACTTCTAATACTCTGTACCATAGTCGGAAATTGCCTGGTGATATTATCCGTCTGGTTAGAGCGTAAATTACGCTCACCATCGAACTACCTATACGTGAACTTGGCGGTTGCTGATATGGCCGTAGCCATACTGGTCATGCCGATTGCACTGGTCACCCAAGTAACCGGGCAATGGCTCTTGACCGACGCAATTTGTGACGTGTGGATATTTTTGGACATCGTCTGTTGTACAGCTTCTATTTTGAATTTGTGTATGATAAGTGTCGATAGGTACCTTGTTATTACCAGACCGATGCAGTACTGTAAACGCAGAACTTGTAAATTTATGGCGATCATTGTTATGTGTGTTTGGATCGTGGCCATTATCATTACGTTACCTCCTCTGTTTGGATGGGGACGCAATGTACATGTTGACAATAACTGTCTTGTTAGCCAAAGTTTAGGATATACAATTTATTCAACAGTCGGTGCATTTTATGGACCGCTAGCGGTTATGTTAGTTCTCtattataaaatacacaaaGCGGCAAGAACAGCGGCAGCGGTTGAGAAACGAAGATTGTCGATAATTAACAATCTGGTAGGCGCAAACTTTGCAGTTAAGCAAACGGATGAAGTTTTAAAGTTGAACGCAAACGGTTCGGTAAAAACATCACCAGAATACGTCCAATCTAAACGACGAAAAAGCACTAGCATAGTTGGCTCTCTTTATCGACGGAAGAATTCAGTAATGCTAAAGACGTCAAATAGCCGGGAAAGTAAAGCCACTCAAACTTTAGGAATAATCATGGGCACGTTTATCGTCTGCTGGCTGCCATTTTTTATCGTGACTCTTGTCAGGCCGTATTGCGACTGCAATATTCAAACGTGGATACAAAATCTCTTTCTTTGGCTAGGCTACGCGAATTCGTTCCTTAATCCGATCATCTATCCGATGTTTAACCGAGATTTTAGGAAACCGTATAAAAGAATTTTAAGCTGCCGGTGTAGTGAAATGTCgtattataaatatatgcaTGAACAACGCTCAACACCAAGGCAAAATTCAGAAAGTTATTTAAGTGAGCAGTGTTATAGGCCTAACAGTAGGAGTGGCAGCAGTGATGCTTCCAGCTTATAA
- the LOC140046097 gene encoding uncharacterized protein, with the protein MMNSSINVLPFWRRSRRFDPQLHTTTGMNLLKKKPVTGSFQADADPLSASTTNTVNPGDLVFMRTMEGNKNMGTFLCHVEYALDHERNNMEAIEMEAEKLKEKKKACERQVKEFRKRNGDLKKVLNEKKASLYATKTQIVKTLKNKDEEIKKVSNERNDLQKELEAVNAKMMEEFKNKDEEIKKVSSEKKDLQKDLKAVNAKMMEEIKNKNNEVKKVSGEKKDLQKELDAVNAKMMEELKDKDDEVKKASSEKKDLQEELERLKAVNARMIEEFKNKDEEIKKVSSEKKDLQKDLKAVNDKMMREFENKDEEIKKVSNKKKDLQKELKRLEALNAKMRGEFENKDEEIKRVSSEKKDLQKELKAVNDKMMKEFENKDEEIKKVSSEKNDLQKDLECLEAVNTNLNEKYCQQSKEKKEIEKLVEELKKKNEQLKKVLKKRTELLNSTNTKYESKYKEAKEQLNEAKQMLKSSQRKESSRKQGCLDCDQKERELDNLKKLLNNEENKVMELYDHVQRIQLPAQADSNQGKDKTEVLLSLLPTVNLINQKDLKPVDEKKTPVVIGQGAFGEVSLMRYSPTNSLVAVKTIINGSADNINLEARTMQLCSAHPSFPFMFGAVRDDDNTIHQLVSSFIGDQDSSSLTLRTAMQSKFANMNRWSILNILLTVSDGVKFLHQHDIVHNDIKAENILLSHESDEWMGKIIDMGGITSPLVEPPAAEVTSSDIFALCFVMCEVAQACHWQQLNELAVRCKKTRPPIDDLISLLSKLNI; encoded by the exons ATGATGAATTCTAGCATCAATGTACTTCCTTTTTGGCGCCGTTCACGACG CTTTGATCCGCAACTGCATACTACAACAGGAATGAATCTGTTAAAGAAGAAGCCAGTAACTGGATCATTCCAAGCAGATGCTGATCCACTTTCAGCATCAACAACAAATACTGTTAATCCAGGTGATTTGGTATTTATGCGAACAATGGAAGGCAACAAG AACATGGGTACATTCCTTTGTCATGTTGAATATGCGTTGGATCACGAGAGAAACAATATGGAAGCTATTGAAATGGAAGCAGAGAAGTTGAAAGAAAA gaaaAAAGCATGTGAAAGGCAAGTAAAAGAGTTTAGGAAAAGAAACGGAGACCTGAAGAAAGTATTGAATGAGAAGAAAGCATCACTCTATGCTACTAAAACACA aatTGTGAAAACGCTAAAAaacaaagatgaggaaatcAAGAAAGTTTCAAATGAAAGGAATGATTTGCAGAAAGAATTGGAAGCTGTAAATGCCAA AATGATGGAAGAGTTTAAAaacaaagatgaggaaatcAAGAAAGTGTCAAGTGAAAAGAAAGATTTGCAGAAAGATTTGAAAGCTGTAAATGCaaa AATGATGGAagagattaaaaacaaaaataatgaagtAAAGAAAGTGTCAGGTGAAAAGAAAGATTTGCAAAAAGAGTTGGACGCTGTAAATGCAAA aatGATGGAAGAGTTGAAAGACAAAGATGATGAAGTTAAGAAAGCGTCAAGTGAAAAGAAAGATTTGCAGGAAGAGTTGGAACGTCTAAAAGCTGTAAATGCCAG aatGATAGAAGAGTTTAAAAACAAAGATGAGGAAATAAAGAAAGTGTCAAGTGAAAAGAAAGATTTGCAGAAAGATTTGAAAGCTGTAAATGACaa aatgaTGAGAGAGTTTGAAAACAAAGATGAGGAAATAAAGAAAGtatcaaataaaaagaaagatttGCAGAAAGAGTTGAAACGTCTAGAAGCTCTAAATGCCAA aATGAGGGGAGAGTTTGAAAACAAAGATGAGGAAATTAAGAGAGTGTCAAGTGAAAAGAAAGATTTGCAAAAAGAGTTGAAAGCTGTAAATGACaa aatgaTGAAAGAGTTTGAAAACAAAGATGAGGAAATAAAGAAAGTGTCAAGTGAAAAGAATGATTTGCAGAAAGATTTGGAATGTCTAGAAGCTGTAAATACTAA CCTGAATGAGAAATATTGCCAACAGAGCAAAGAGAAGAAAGAAATTGAAAAGCTTGTAGAAgagttaaagaaaaaaaatgagcAGTTGAAGAAAGTTTTGAAGAAGAGAACAGAATTACTTAATTCTACAAACACTAA ATATGAAAGTAAATATAAGGAAGCAAAGGAACAACTGAATGAAGCTAAACAAATGTTGAAAAGTAGCCAACGCAAAGAAAGTTCAAGAAAACAAGG atgtcTTGATTGCGATCAAAAAGAAAGAGAACTAGACAATCTCAAGAAACTTTTAAATAATGAAGAGAATAAGGTTATGGAATTGTATGATCATGTTCAAAG aaTTCAACTACCCGCCCAAGCAGATTCAAACCAAGGAAAAGACAAAACAGAGGTATTGCTGAGTCTCCTGCCAACCGTGAACCTGATCAACCAGAAAGATTTAAAACCAGTCGACGAAAAGAAAACACCAGTTGTCATCGGTCAAGGCGCTTTTGGAGAAGTGTCTCTAATGAGATACAGTCCGACCAACTCATTGGTTGCTGTCAAAACCATCATAAATGGCAGTGCAGATAACATCAACCTAGAGGCTCGCACAATGCAACTATGTTCGGCTCACCCATCATTTCCGTTCATGTTTGGCGCAGTAAGAGATGATGATAACACCATTCATCAACTTGTCTCTTCATTTATTGGAGATCAAGACAGTTCATCTCTTACTCTTAGAACAGCAATGCAGAGTAAATTCGCCAACATGAACAGGTGGTCAATATTGAACATCTTATTGACGGTCTCAGATGGTGTGAAGTTTCTCCACCAACACGACATAGTCCATAACGATATAAAGGCAGAAAACATTCTCCTTTCACACGAAAGTGATGAATGGATGGGCAAGATTATTGACATGGGTGGAATAACATCACCACTCGTGGAACCACCTGCTGCTGAAGTAACATCCAGCGACATCTTTGCCCTCTGCTTTGTTATGTGTGAAGTAGCCCAGGCATGCCATTGGCAACAACTTAATGAGTTGGCCGTGAGATGCAAGAAAACTCGACCACCGATTGACGACCTCATCTCTCTTCTTTCCAAACTTAATATCtga